One segment of Hippopotamus amphibius kiboko isolate mHipAmp2 chromosome 4, mHipAmp2.hap2, whole genome shotgun sequence DNA contains the following:
- the DIO2 gene encoding type II iodothyronine deiodinase isoform X1: MGILSVDLLITLQILPVFFSNCLFLALYDSVILLKHVVLLLSRSKSTRGEWRRMLTSEGMRCIWKSFLLDAYKQVKLGEDAPNSSVVHVSNAEGGDSSGNGAQEKTADGAECHLLDFASPERPLVVNFGSATUPPFTNQLPAFSKLVEEFSSVADFLLVYIDEAHPSDGWAVPGDSSLSFEVKKHRNQEDRCAAAHQLMERFSLPPQCRVVADRMDNNANVAYGVAFERVCIVQRQKIAYLGGKGPFYYNLQEVRRWLEKNFSNRUKLD, encoded by the exons ATGGGCATCCTCAGCGTAGACTTGCTGATCACACTGCAGATTCTGCCAGTGTTTTTCTCCAACTGCCTCTTCCTGGCGCTCTATGACTCGGTCATTCTCCTCAAGCACGTGGTGCTGCTGCTGAGCCGCTCCAAGTCCACTCGCGGGGAGTGGAGACGCATGCTGACCTCAGAGGGAATGCGCTGCATCTGGAAGAGCTTCCTCCTCGATGCCTACAAACAG GTGAAACTGGGTGAAGATGCTCCCAATTCCAGTGTGGTGCATGTCTCCAATGCTGAAGGAGGTGACAGCAGTGGAAATGGTGCCCAGGAGAAAACAGCCGATGGAGCTGAGTGCCACCTTCTTGACTTTGCCAGCCCTGAGCGCCCACTGGTGGTCAACTTCGGCTCAGCCACTTGACCGCCTTTTACTAACCAGCTGCCAGCCTTCAGCAAACTGGTGGAAGAGTTCTCGTCAGTGGCTGACTTCCTGTTGGTCTACATTGATGAGGCTCATCCTTCAGATGGTTGGGCGGTGCCTGGggattcttctttgtcttttgaggTGAAGAAGCACCGGAACCAGGAAGACCGATGTGCAGCAGCCCACCAGCTAATGGAGCGTTTCTCCTTGCCGCCCCAGTGCCGAGTTGTGGCTGACCGCATGGACAATAATGCCAATGTCGCTTATGGGGTAGCCTTTGAACGTGTGTGTATCGTGCAGAGACAGAAAATTGCTTACCTGGGAGGAAAGGGCCCCTTCTATTACAACCTTCAAGAAGTCCGGCGTTGGCTGGAGAAGAATTTCAGCAACAGATGAAAGCTAGATTAG
- the DIO2 gene encoding type II iodothyronine deiodinase isoform X2 has product MGILSVDLLITLQILPVFFSNCLFLALYDSVILLKHVVLLLSRSKSTRGEWRRMLTSEGMRCIWKSFLLDAYKQVKLGEDAPNSSVVHVSNAEGGDSSGNGAQEKTADGAECHLLDFASPERPLVVNFGSATUPPFTNQLPAFSKLVEEFSSVADFLLVYIDEAHPSDGWAVPGDSSLSFEVKKHRNQEDRCAAAHQLMERFSLPPQCRVVADRMDNNANVAYGVAFERVCIVQRQKIAYLGGKGPFYYNLQEVRRWLEKNFSNR; this is encoded by the exons ATGGGCATCCTCAGCGTAGACTTGCTGATCACACTGCAGATTCTGCCAGTGTTTTTCTCCAACTGCCTCTTCCTGGCGCTCTATGACTCGGTCATTCTCCTCAAGCACGTGGTGCTGCTGCTGAGCCGCTCCAAGTCCACTCGCGGGGAGTGGAGACGCATGCTGACCTCAGAGGGAATGCGCTGCATCTGGAAGAGCTTCCTCCTCGATGCCTACAAACAG GTGAAACTGGGTGAAGATGCTCCCAATTCCAGTGTGGTGCATGTCTCCAATGCTGAAGGAGGTGACAGCAGTGGAAATGGTGCCCAGGAGAAAACAGCCGATGGAGCTGAGTGCCACCTTCTTGACTTTGCCAGCCCTGAGCGCCCACTGGTGGTCAACTTCGGCTCAGCCACTTGACCGCCTTTTACTAACCAGCTGCCAGCCTTCAGCAAACTGGTGGAAGAGTTCTCGTCAGTGGCTGACTTCCTGTTGGTCTACATTGATGAGGCTCATCCTTCAGATGGTTGGGCGGTGCCTGGggattcttctttgtcttttgaggTGAAGAAGCACCGGAACCAGGAAGACCGATGTGCAGCAGCCCACCAGCTAATGGAGCGTTTCTCCTTGCCGCCCCAGTGCCGAGTTGTGGCTGACCGCATGGACAATAATGCCAATGTCGCTTATGGGGTAGCCTTTGAACGTGTGTGTATCGTGCAGAGACAGAAAATTGCTTACCTGGGAGGAAAGGGCCCCTTCTATTACAACCTTCAAGAAGTCCGGCGTTGGCTGGAGAAGAATTTCAGCAACAGATGA